From a single Oscillospiraceae bacterium genomic region:
- a CDS encoding phospholipid carrier-dependent glycosyltransferase, which produces MNVLLPIATVIFAVWFVARYVCKLRKRDDNTVENAPPCISQQGSCPEKQGVEQAPRQSIFTRSRGKMTPLDILPLVVITLVYACVAFFNLGDRQAPQSGWMAREETSASVTIDLGEEVELYRIVYFGGVLQANPLGSGLFLRAEHWEVSEEDDSAFIPVVTERKEFRTASDAAFVWREFQFNSQGDDRTRYLHLTALRTFQVNELGIYVRDADGEITRLDPANFDFFDDENAKALFDEQLLIPGQIAAQGNGQEPQTGWPAREEPPSQTVMFSLGEEVELYRIVHFNGVKHGNIWQDPNLPPCCVIRFQTRLSADEPWVERETLRAGFNDVFYWRDLQLGGGEHNRARYIRLISVRTFQVNEMGIYVRDADGEVTRLDPANFDFFGDENAARLFDEQHLIPEHFTFTNQMYFDEIYHGRTAYEVIHGIYPYETTHPPLGKAIISLGIRMFGMTPFGWRFMGVVFGIMMLPFFYWLLKGLFNKTLVAAAGTTLLATEFMLITQSRIATIDTYTVFFIIVSYLFMFRYITSGLDAPLKKTLLPLFLSGLAFGLGVASKWPVLYAGLGLLAFYVMYQVARIRHAKKQGVDWVVFLSRTLSASIIFFIFVPVTVYVVSYAPYVQNNHERIVSMRIPEDDHYLVWQPSGECMPLTANNLWDKAWSNSIDMLSYHGGNPGDSAHPFAAAWYHWLVNARPMLFYADWGWCSDNGQWVFLAGFASFNNPLISWAGLLALFAVAWAFFRKRHCLATVFIVVGFLSQFAPWLLISRETYAYHYFPSIIFLILALAYIFNDLLDMDIKQNRRWVVGFAGASVVLFALFLPVLIGIPIPSWYLSGLQWLPNWPF; this is translated from the coding sequence ATGAATGTCTTGCTGCCTATTGCCACAGTTATCTTCGCCGTGTGGTTTGTCGCACGGTATGTTTGTAAGCTCCGGAAACGTGATGACAATACTGTAGAGAACGCACCCCCGTGCATCTCGCAGCAAGGCAGCTGTCCTGAAAAACAGGGTGTTGAACAGGCCCCCCGCCAATCCATTTTTACACGTTCGCGCGGCAAGATGACCCCTTTAGATATACTGCCTCTTGTTGTCATCACACTTGTTTACGCTTGCGTGGCGTTTTTCAACCTCGGCGACAGGCAAGCGCCGCAGTCGGGCTGGATGGCGCGAGAAGAGACGTCCGCCTCTGTTACCATTGACTTGGGCGAAGAGGTTGAACTATACCGCATTGTCTATTTCGGCGGCGTCCTGCAAGCCAATCCGCTGGGAAGCGGGCTTTTTCTGCGCGCCGAGCACTGGGAAGTAAGCGAGGAAGATGACAGTGCTTTTATACCGGTGGTAACGGAGCGGAAAGAGTTTCGAACGGCCTCCGACGCCGCGTTTGTCTGGCGTGAGTTTCAGTTTAACAGCCAAGGCGACGATCGTACACGCTATCTTCATTTGACTGCGTTGCGAACATTTCAAGTCAACGAATTAGGCATTTACGTGCGTGATGCTGACGGCGAAATTACGCGGCTTGACCCTGCTAATTTCGACTTTTTCGACGACGAAAATGCAAAGGCTCTTTTTGACGAGCAACTTTTGATCCCCGGGCAAATTGCCGCTCAAGGCAATGGGCAAGAACCGCAAACGGGCTGGCCGGCGCGAGAAGAGCCGCCCAGTCAAACTGTCATGTTTAGCTTAGGTGAAGAGGTTGAGCTATACCGCATTGTACATTTCAACGGTGTCAAGCACGGCAATATTTGGCAGGATCCTAACCTTCCGCCGTGCTGCGTCATTCGTTTTCAAACGCGCCTTAGCGCCGACGAGCCTTGGGTGGAGCGCGAAACGCTGCGGGCGGGATTTAACGACGTCTTTTATTGGCGGGATCTGCAGCTTGGCGGCGGCGAACATAACCGTGCGCGTTATATCCGTTTGATCTCGGTTCGCACGTTCCAAGTCAACGAAATGGGCATTTACGTGCGTGATGCTGACGGCGAAGTGACGCGGCTTGACCCTGCTAATTTCGACTTTTTCGGCGACGAAAATGCCGCGCGATTGTTTGACGAACAGCATTTAATCCCCGAACACTTCACATTTACCAATCAAATGTACTTCGATGAGATTTACCACGGACGCACGGCGTACGAAGTCATTCATGGCATTTATCCTTATGAGACAACGCATCCGCCGCTGGGCAAAGCCATTATCAGTTTGGGCATTCGCATGTTTGGTATGACGCCGTTTGGCTGGCGGTTTATGGGCGTGGTTTTTGGCATTATGATGTTGCCGTTTTTCTACTGGCTGCTCAAAGGGCTGTTCAACAAAACGCTTGTTGCGGCGGCCGGCACAACGCTGCTTGCCACCGAATTTATGCTCATCACACAATCGCGCATTGCCACCATTGACACGTATACTGTGTTTTTCATTATCGTATCGTACTTGTTCATGTTCCGCTATATCACTTCGGGGTTGGATGCGCCGTTGAAAAAGACGCTGCTGCCGCTGTTCTTATCGGGGTTGGCGTTTGGGTTGGGCGTGGCGAGCAAATGGCCGGTGTTGTACGCGGGATTGGGCCTGCTTGCCTTTTATGTGATGTATCAAGTCGCGCGAATTCGCCATGCGAAGAAACAGGGCGTTGATTGGGTTGTTTTCTTGTCTCGTACACTTTCAGCGTCGATCATTTTCTTTATTTTCGTGCCGGTAACGGTGTATGTTGTGTCCTATGCACCATATGTACAAAACAACCATGAACGCATTGTGTCTATGCGTATTCCCGAGGACGACCACTATTTGGTATGGCAGCCCAGCGGCGAATGCATGCCATTGACGGCAAATAACTTGTGGGATAAAGCGTGGAGCAACTCCATTGACATGTTAAGCTATCACGGCGGCAACCCGGGCGATTCGGCACATCCCTTTGCGGCGGCCTGGTATCACTGGCTGGTCAATGCCCGCCCCATGCTCTTTTATGCCGACTGGGGGTGGTGCAGCGATAACGGGCAGTGGGTATTTCTCGCAGGATTTGCCAGCTTTAACAATCCGCTGATTTCGTGGGCGGGCTTGTTGGCGTTGTTTGCTGTCGCATGGGCATTTTTTCGCAAGCGGCATTGTTTAGCCACCGTATTTATTGTTGTCGGATTTTTATCGCAGTTTGCGCCGTGGCTGCTCATCTCTCGGGAAACGTATGCCTATCACTACTTCCCGTCGATTATTTTCTTGATACTGGCGTTGGCATATATTTTTAACGATTTGCTCGATATGGATATTAAGCAAAACCGCCGGTGGGTGGTAGGCTTTGCCGGCGCATCGGTAGTGTTGTTTGCGCTGTTCCTACCGGTGCTGATTGGCATCCCCATTCCAAGTTGGTATCTTAGCGGACTACAATGGTTGCCGAATTGGCCCTTCTAA
- a CDS encoding MGMT family protein, which translates to MSNNFFQQVYEIVAQIPYGKVASYGQIAQMLGAPRMSRHVGFAMRCCPSDDIPWQRVVKKDGSVTGGECAEIRRGLLESEGVTFLPNGRVDMKACQWDEPLLEGPF; encoded by the coding sequence GAAATTGTGGCGCAAATTCCGTACGGCAAGGTTGCGTCGTACGGGCAAATTGCTCAAATGCTGGGCGCACCGCGTATGTCGCGTCACGTTGGGTTTGCCATGCGCTGTTGCCCGTCCGATGATATCCCATGGCAACGTGTTGTTAAAAAAGACGGCAGCGTTACAGGCGGCGAATGCGCCGAAATACGTCGTGGATTGTTGGAGAGCGAAGGCGTTACATTTCTGCCTAATGGACGGGTGGATATGAAAGCATGTCAATGGGATGAGCCTTTGTTAGAAGGGCCGTTTTAG
- the dnaJ gene encoding molecular chaperone DnaJ has translation MQKRDYYDVLGVGKSAGDDEIKKAYRKLAKQYHPDLNQGDDEAEVKFKEVNEAYNVLSDGDLRARYDQMGHAGVDPNGAGGGQYSGGFGGGGGFGFDGFDLGSIFDSFFGGFGGNQRANAATRGENIRTAVTLDFEEAAFGCEKKIAVNRIEECHTCHGNGTKDGKPAPVCTQCGGSGTVRVQQRTPLGMMATTGVCPTCHGKGRVIKEPCESCRGSGLEKNRVELTVKFPAGIDNGQTLNQRRQGHAGQNGGPHGDLLISVNVRPHKLFERDGNDVHMTQDISFVQAALGSALEIPTLEGKVKHTIAAGTQNGKVVILKNKGIVDVHNKGKGSQYVHINVVVPTDLTEAQKELLREFEGLPPKKKKKK, from the coding sequence ATGCAAAAACGCGATTATTATGACGTGCTTGGCGTCGGCAAAAGTGCCGGCGACGACGAAATAAAAAAAGCCTATCGAAAGTTGGCAAAACAATACCATCCCGACCTCAATCAAGGTGACGATGAGGCCGAAGTGAAGTTCAAGGAAGTCAACGAAGCCTACAATGTGCTAAGTGACGGCGATTTGCGGGCGCGGTATGACCAGATGGGTCACGCCGGCGTTGATCCCAACGGCGCAGGCGGCGGACAGTACAGCGGCGGCTTTGGTGGTGGTGGCGGCTTTGGGTTTGACGGCTTTGATTTGGGTAGCATTTTTGACTCTTTCTTCGGCGGATTCGGGGGCAATCAGCGCGCCAATGCGGCGACACGGGGTGAGAATATTCGCACGGCCGTGACGCTTGACTTTGAAGAAGCGGCATTTGGCTGCGAAAAGAAAATCGCCGTCAACCGCATCGAAGAGTGTCATACCTGCCACGGCAACGGCACAAAGGACGGTAAGCCGGCACCCGTTTGCACGCAGTGCGGCGGCAGCGGCACGGTGCGCGTACAACAACGCACGCCGTTGGGCATGATGGCAACCACCGGTGTCTGCCCGACCTGCCACGGCAAGGGGCGCGTCATCAAGGAACCGTGTGAATCTTGCCGTGGAAGCGGATTGGAGAAAAATCGCGTGGAACTGACGGTCAAGTTCCCCGCCGGTATTGATAACGGGCAAACACTTAATCAACGCCGTCAGGGTCATGCCGGGCAAAACGGCGGTCCGCACGGCGACTTGCTCATCAGCGTCAACGTGCGACCGCATAAACTGTTTGAGCGCGACGGCAACGATGTGCATATGACACAGGACATCAGCTTTGTACAAGCGGCTTTGGGTTCAGCGTTAGAAATTCCCACATTAGAAGGCAAGGTTAAGCACACCATCGCGGCGGGTACGCAGAACGGGAAAGTGGTGATTCTTAAAAACAAGGGCATTGTTGATGTGCACAATAAAGGAAAAGGCAGCCAATATGTGCATATCAATGTCGTTGTACCCACTGACTTGACCGAGGCGCAAAAAGAGTTGTTGCGTGAGTTTGAAGGCTTGCCGCCGAAGAAAAAGAAGAAGAAATAG